The following DNA comes from Winogradskyella sp. PG-2.
GAGTTCAGGGTTTAGAGGCTATTATTCCAATAGCACCAAATACGTCTTATTATCATTATTACCGTTCTAACGGTTTAGTACGTTCTCCAGGTGGTTATTTAGGAGAAGATATCGATGTACTTTACGATTTTGTACATAGTGGTGCTGAAGATAAAAGAGCATACAACAACAAAACCGTTAGAGATACTGAAATGATGAATGGTATGGATAGACAAACTGGAGATTATAATGACTTTTGGGCTGGACGCGATTACCTCAATCAAATGGATAATATGAAAGCAGCTCTACTTATGTCCCATGGATTTAACGACTGGAATGTAATGCCAGAGCACAGTTACAGAATCTACAAAGCAGCTAAAGAAAAAGGATTGCCAACTCAGATTTACTACCATCAAGTAGGCCATGGAGGTCCACCTCCTACATCTATGATGAATCGTTGGTTTACAAAATACCTTCATGGAATTGATAATGGTGTAGAAAAAGAAGAAAACAAAGCTTATATCGTAAGAGAGTATGACGATAGACAACTGCCAACAGCTTATAAAGATTACCCTAATCCTGATGCTGAAGATGTAACATTACATCCTATTAAATCTGGTGCATTAGAACTTATTCAACCAAAAAGTTTAGCATTACAATCACTTACTGATAACGTAGAATTTAGCGGATCTGATTTAGCAAAATCAGAAGATTCAAATCATCGCCTATTATATAAAACCATAACCTTAAAAGAAGATTTACATATTTCTGGAGTTGCTAAAGCTAGAATCACCTTGGCAAGCAATAAACCAGCTGCCAATCTTTCAGTATGGTTGGTATCTTTACCTTGGCAAGATGGAAAAGAATTTAAAATTACTGATAACATTATAACTCGTGGTTGGGCTGACCCAAAAAATTACAAGTCTTTAACAAATGAAGAAGATTTAGTACCAGGTAATTTTTATACTGTGAATTTTGATTTACAACCAGATGATCAAATTATAAAAGCTGGGCAACAAATTGGTTTTATGATATTTTCTAGTGATAAAGAATTTACACTACATCCAAAATCGGGAACGGAATTAACTATACAATTACATAAAACGAGTTTAATACTTCCTATAGTTGGTGGTTCAAAAGCCTTTAAAAAGGCAACGAACTAGTTTTTATCCTCAAGTAAAGGGACAAAACGGAATTTACCAAACTCTT
Coding sequences within:
- a CDS encoding Xaa-Pro dipeptidyl-peptidase, with translation MISSLKSNSILTLALVFSILSCAQNTTEKATPIFKDGEAQIVEAFKDSSKWLRHDLWVETEFDTDGDGEPDRMHVSVTRPEQTETEGLKLPVIYVSSPYFAGVAGDAPGTMWNVKHELGGIGEERFHPEVTRRGQRPIISNSHIRKWVPRGYIVVHSSSPGTGLSDGAPTIGGPNESLAPKTVIDWLCGRATGYTERAGKEKVKASWSTGKVGMTGTSYNGTIPLAAATTGVQGLEAIIPIAPNTSYYHYYRSNGLVRSPGGYLGEDIDVLYDFVHSGAEDKRAYNNKTVRDTEMMNGMDRQTGDYNDFWAGRDYLNQMDNMKAALLMSHGFNDWNVMPEHSYRIYKAAKEKGLPTQIYYHQVGHGGPPPTSMMNRWFTKYLHGIDNGVEKEENKAYIVREYDDRQLPTAYKDYPNPDAEDVTLHPIKSGALELIQPKSLALQSLTDNVEFSGSDLAKSEDSNHRLLYKTITLKEDLHISGVAKARITLASNKPAANLSVWLVSLPWQDGKEFKITDNIITRGWADPKNYKSLTNEEDLVPGNFYTVNFDLQPDDQIIKAGQQIGFMIFSSDKEFTLHPKSGTELTIQLHKTSLILPIVGGSKAFKKATN